From the Silurus meridionalis isolate SWU-2019-XX chromosome 5, ASM1480568v1, whole genome shotgun sequence genome, one window contains:
- the LOC124385649 gene encoding monocyte chemotactic protein 1B-like, producing the protein MRNLTTLLFLLSLCFLHLVSSGPVSFEYKNHCCSKTSNTKIPLNNIVTYRRTSSSCPMKAIVFETIKGKQLCVDPSVSWVKSHMKAVDRRNKATSTP; encoded by the exons ATGAGGAACCTGACGACTCTGCTGTTTCTGCTGTCGCTCTGCTTTCTTCACCTGGTGTCCAGTG GTCCTGTTTCTTTCGAATACAAGAATCACTGCTGTTCAAAAACATCTAATACGAAGATCCCTCTAAATAACATCGTGACCTACAGGAGGACCAGCAGCAGCTGCCCCATGAAGGCCATTGT ATTTGAGACTATAAAAGGAAAACAACTCTGTGTGGATCCTTCAGTTTCATGGGTCAAAAGTCACATGAAAGCAGTGGATCGTAGAAACAAGGCCACGTCAACACCATAA